A single genomic interval of Ramlibacter sp. harbors:
- a CDS encoding riboflavin synthase: MFTGIITGVGRIAAIHDLGSSLQHGKRLTIEAPAGYLDDVGLGDSIALNGACMTVTTLEPASRSFTIDISAESLDKTAGLTQTGPINLEKALRAHDRLGGHIVSGHVDGTGTVTHFAQAGESWELRVLAPKALGKFLAYKGSITINGVSLTVNRIADQADGTEASINLIPHTVHHTALGALRTGSAVNLEIDLIARYVERMLSADPPLPKAKP, encoded by the coding sequence ATGTTCACCGGAATCATCACCGGCGTGGGGCGCATCGCCGCCATCCACGACCTGGGAAGCTCTTTACAGCATGGCAAGCGCCTCACCATTGAAGCGCCGGCCGGCTACCTCGACGACGTCGGCCTCGGTGACAGCATTGCGCTCAACGGCGCCTGCATGACCGTCACCACCCTGGAACCCGCCAGCCGCAGTTTCACCATCGACATTTCGGCCGAGTCGCTGGACAAAACCGCCGGCCTCACGCAGACCGGCCCCATCAACCTTGAAAAAGCCTTGCGCGCGCACGACCGCCTGGGCGGGCACATCGTTTCGGGCCATGTCGATGGCACCGGCACCGTCACGCATTTTGCGCAGGCCGGCGAGAGCTGGGAACTGCGGGTGCTGGCGCCCAAGGCCCTGGGCAAGTTCCTGGCCTACAAGGGCTCCATCACCATCAACGGCGTGAGCCTGACCGTCAACCGCATTGCCGACCAAGCCGATGGCACCGAAGCCAGCATCAACCTGATCCCCCACACCGTGCACCACACGGCGCTGGGCGCGCTGCGCACGGGCAGCGCCGTCAACCTCGAAATCGACCTGATCGCGCGCTACGTCGAGCGCATGCTCAGCGCCGACCCTCCCCTGCCGAAAGCCAAGCCATGA
- a CDS encoding prepilin-type N-terminal cleavage/methylation domain-containing protein, producing MTHRHDFRERGFSLIELMITVAIVGILAAVAYPLYASQIAKGRRAECRSGLFQSMQQQERYATQYNKYAPFTIGAATAKTKAYSGDSLANSACKMEARACTAPGSTDTDQCIELRATPVKPDSSIDYFFLDSDGRKGCSVSTTRTTTNTTCWPS from the coding sequence ATGACCCACCGCCATGATTTCCGGGAACGAGGATTCAGCCTGATTGAACTGATGATCACGGTGGCCATCGTCGGCATCCTGGCGGCAGTCGCGTATCCGCTCTATGCGAGCCAGATCGCCAAAGGCCGCAGGGCGGAGTGCCGCAGTGGATTGTTCCAATCGATGCAGCAGCAGGAGCGCTACGCAACGCAGTACAACAAATATGCACCATTCACAATTGGTGCCGCGACCGCGAAAACAAAAGCTTATTCCGGTGACTCATTGGCCAACAGTGCTTGCAAGATGGAGGCGCGCGCCTGCACCGCGCCAGGAAGCACTGACACCGATCAATGCATCGAACTTCGAGCCACGCCGGTCAAGCCCGATTCGTCGATCGACTACTTCTTTCTTGACAGCGATGGGCGCAAGGGCTGTTCGGTGTCCACCACCCGAACGACCACCAACACCACATGCTGGCCATCATGA
- a CDS encoding GspH/FimT family pseudopilin, whose product MLAIMSHSSRSQGFTLIELLVTLAIVAVLASVAMPSMRTIAANQAVSNAASDLMASTLQARSTALKTNRQTVVEPMSSSDWRTGWRVFIDLNGNGTFDSASDTLISVREPLAEDIAIVTLTGTGEGSSKSQIGYNPNGFTATIGSSSSGSVVFQSTLTGRKKYIRISLVGRAVICDPISNPGCEL is encoded by the coding sequence ATGCTGGCCATCATGAGCCACTCATCGCGTTCACAAGGCTTCACACTGATCGAGTTGCTGGTGACGCTGGCCATCGTCGCCGTGCTGGCTTCTGTGGCCATGCCATCCATGCGGACCATCGCTGCGAATCAGGCCGTTAGCAATGCTGCCTCCGACCTCATGGCATCCACCTTGCAGGCCCGGTCTACCGCACTCAAAACAAATCGGCAGACGGTGGTGGAACCCATGTCGTCCAGCGACTGGCGCACGGGATGGCGTGTCTTCATCGACCTGAATGGGAACGGCACCTTCGACTCGGCGTCCGACACATTGATTTCTGTCCGCGAACCTCTCGCTGAAGATATTGCAATTGTCACTTTGACTGGCACTGGTGAAGGATCAAGCAAATCACAAATTGGCTACAACCCAAATGGGTTTACCGCAACCATCGGCAGTAGCAGTTCAGGATCTGTAGTATTTCAATCAACGTTAACTGGCCGCAAGAAATACATCAGGATTTCACTTGTTGGGCGTGCAGTTATTTGCGATCCGATCAGCAACCCCGGCTGTGAACTGTGA
- the ribD gene encoding bifunctional diaminohydroxyphosphoribosylaminopyrimidine deaminase/5-amino-6-(5-phosphoribosylamino)uracil reductase RibD — translation MNCLPALRQLAAQALRSSSPNPRVGCILLDAQGVCIGQGHTQQAGGPHAEIMALRDAAARGHDVRGATAHVTLEPCSHHGRTGPCCDALIAAGIKKVVASIADPNPLVSGQGFARLRAAGIEVEVGPGAAESRELNIGFFSRMIRKTPWVRMKVAASLDGKTALDNGSSQWITSPAARADGHAWRARSCAVLTGIGTVRDDNPQLDVRLVDTPRQPRVVVVDSRLETPPDARLFTPGRAVIIYAAQPDAARQAALQARGATVVVLPGAGGKVDLKAMLADLAAREINELHVEAGHKLNGSLVREGLVDEFLVYLAPMLIGQGRDMASFGPLRALDQAVPLAFRSCEPVGPDLRIVARIPGRDSF, via the coding sequence ATGAATTGCCTTCCGGCCTTGAGGCAACTGGCCGCCCAAGCCCTTCGCTCCTCCAGTCCCAACCCCCGCGTCGGCTGCATCCTCCTGGATGCCCAGGGCGTCTGCATTGGCCAGGGTCACACCCAGCAAGCCGGCGGCCCGCATGCCGAAATCATGGCGCTGCGCGATGCCGCGGCGCGCGGCCATGACGTTCGGGGCGCCACGGCCCATGTGACGCTGGAGCCCTGCTCGCACCATGGCCGCACCGGCCCCTGCTGCGACGCGCTGATTGCCGCGGGCATCAAGAAGGTGGTGGCGTCCATTGCCGACCCCAACCCGCTGGTCTCGGGCCAGGGCTTTGCGCGGCTGCGGGCCGCGGGCATTGAGGTGGAGGTGGGGCCCGGCGCCGCCGAGTCGCGTGAACTCAACATCGGTTTTTTCAGCCGCATGATCCGCAAGACACCGTGGGTGCGCATGAAGGTGGCGGCGTCGCTGGATGGCAAGACTGCGCTGGACAACGGCAGCAGCCAGTGGATCACTTCGCCAGCGGCCCGCGCCGACGGCCACGCCTGGCGCGCGCGGTCGTGCGCCGTGCTTACCGGCATTGGCACCGTGCGGGATGACAACCCCCAACTCGACGTGCGCCTGGTGGACACGCCGCGGCAGCCCCGGGTTGTGGTGGTGGACAGCCGGCTTGAGACCCCGCCAGACGCCCGACTGTTCACGCCTGGCCGCGCGGTGATCATTTACGCCGCGCAGCCAGACGCTGCTCGCCAGGCCGCGCTGCAGGCGCGCGGGGCCACCGTGGTGGTGCTGCCCGGCGCTGGCGGCAAGGTGGACCTCAAGGCCATGCTGGCCGACCTGGCGGCCCGGGAAATCAATGAACTGCACGTGGAGGCGGGCCACAAGCTCAACGGCTCCCTGGTGCGCGAGGGGCTGGTGGACGAGTTCCTGGTCTACCTCGCCCCCATGCTGATCGGCCAGGGCCGCGACATGGCCAGTTTTGGCCCGCTGCGGGCGCTGGATCAGGCCGTGCCGCTGGCATTCCGGTCCTGCGAACCGGTCGGGCCCGACCTGCGCATCGTGGCCCGAATACCCGGGCGCGACAGCTTTTAA